Proteins encoded within one genomic window of Novosphingobium sp. 9U:
- the pheS gene encoding phenylalanine--tRNA ligase subunit alpha: MVDVDTILASIGYAGSLDEVEALRVKHLGKQGDISALLKTLGAMSPDERKVEGPKIHALRESVTEALAERKAALEHAALQAQLASETIDLTLPALETPRGSVHPISQVMDELAEIFADLGFAVATGPEIEDDWHNFTALNMPESHPARAMHDTFYFPDRDEQGREMLLRTHTSPVQIRAMIEQGAPIRVIAPGRVYRSDSDATHTPMFHQIEGLVIDKGIHLGHLKWTLETFLKAYFERDDVVLRLRPSYFPFTEPSVEVDVGYTMVNGKRVVGGSEGWMEVLGSGMVNRKVIAAAGLDPDEWQGFAFGTGVDRLAMLKYGMDDLRAFFDGDVRWLSHYGFSALDVPTLSAGVGTAA, translated from the coding sequence GTGGTTGATGTAGATACGATCCTGGCTTCGATAGGCTACGCCGGCTCGCTCGACGAAGTCGAGGCGCTGCGCGTCAAGCACCTCGGCAAGCAGGGCGACATCTCCGCCCTGCTCAAAACTCTTGGCGCCATGAGTCCGGACGAGCGCAAGGTCGAGGGGCCCAAGATCCACGCCCTGCGCGAAAGCGTCACCGAGGCGCTGGCGGAGCGCAAGGCCGCGCTGGAGCATGCCGCGCTGCAAGCGCAGCTCGCCTCCGAGACGATCGACCTGACGCTCCCTGCGCTCGAGACCCCGCGCGGCAGCGTCCACCCGATATCGCAGGTAATGGACGAGCTGGCCGAGATCTTCGCCGACCTGGGCTTCGCCGTCGCGACCGGACCCGAGATCGAGGACGACTGGCACAACTTCACCGCGCTCAACATGCCCGAGAGCCATCCGGCACGCGCGATGCACGATACCTTCTACTTCCCCGATCGCGACGAGCAGGGCCGCGAAATGCTGCTGCGCACGCACACCTCGCCGGTGCAGATCCGCGCCATGATCGAACAGGGTGCGCCGATCCGCGTGATCGCTCCGGGCCGGGTCTATCGCTCGGACAGCGACGCGACGCACACGCCGATGTTCCACCAGATCGAAGGCCTGGTGATCGACAAGGGCATCCACCTCGGCCACCTCAAGTGGACGCTGGAGACCTTCCTCAAGGCCTACTTCGAGCGCGACGACGTCGTGCTGCGCCTGCGCCCGAGCTATTTCCCGTTCACCGAGCCCTCTGTCGAAGTCGACGTTGGCTATACCATGGTCAATGGCAAGCGCGTGGTCGGCGGCTCGGAAGGCTGGATGGAAGTGCTGGGCAGCGGCATGGTCAACCGCAAGGTGATCGCCGCCGCCGGGCTCGACCCTGACGAATGGCAGGGCTTCGCCTTCGGCACCGGCGTCGATCGGCTTGCCATGCTGAAGTACGGCATGGACGACTTGCGCGCCTTCTTCGACGGCGATGTCCGCTGGCTTTCGCACTACGGCTTCTCCGCGCTCGACGTGCCGACCCTGTCGGCCGGCGTCGGCACTGCCGCCTAA
- the rplT gene encoding 50S ribosomal protein L20, which translates to MSRIKRGVTTRAKHKRILDQAKGYRGRRKNTIRVARQAVEKAGQYAYRDRKVKKRTFRALWIQRINAAVRNEGLTYSQFIHGVKLAGIELDRKTMADLAMNEGGVFSTVIAQAKAALPA; encoded by the coding sequence ATGAGCCGTATCAAACGGGGTGTTACCACCCGCGCCAAGCACAAGCGGATCCTCGATCAAGCCAAGGGCTATCGGGGTCGTCGCAAGAACACCATCCGCGTCGCGCGCCAGGCCGTCGAAAAGGCCGGCCAGTACGCGTACCGCGATCGTAAGGTTAAGAAGCGGACTTTCCGCGCCCTGTGGATCCAGCGCATCAACGCTGCCGTGCGCAACGAAGGCCTGACCTACTCGCAGTTCATCCACGGCGTGAAGCTCGCCGGGATCGAGCTCGACCGCAAGACCATGGCCGACCTCGCCATGAACGAAGGCGGCGTGTTCAGCACGGTGATCGCACAGGCCAAGGCCGCGCTCCCCGCGTAA
- the rpmI gene encoding 50S ribosomal protein L35, whose amino-acid sequence MPKLKTKSGVKKRFRLTATGKVKHGVVGKRHRLISHNAKYIRQNRGTDVISDADAKTIKKWAPYGLG is encoded by the coding sequence ATGCCCAAACTGAAGACCAAGAGCGGCGTGAAGAAGCGCTTCCGGCTCACCGCCACCGGCAAGGTGAAGCACGGCGTCGTCGGCAAGCGCCACCGCCTGATCAGCCACAACGCCAAGTACATCCGCCAGAATCGCGGCACCGACGTCATCTCCGACGCCGATGCGAAGACGATCAAGAAGTGGGCGCCCTACGGGCTGGGCTGA
- the ctrA gene encoding response regulator transcription factor CtrA, translating into MRVLLIEDEPTTARAIELMLTAEGFNVYSTDLGEEGLDLGKLYDYDIILLDLNLPDMHGYDVLKKLRVAKVQTPVLILSGISEMDSKVRSFGFGADDYVTKPFHREELIARIHAVVRRSKGHSQSVIKTGKLVVNLDAKTVEVDSARVHLTGKEYAMLELLSLRKGTTLTKEMFLNHLYGGMDEPELKIIDVFICKLRKKLAHACGGANYIETVWGRGYVLRDPDVEAEAA; encoded by the coding sequence ATGCGTGTGCTGTTGATCGAGGACGAGCCGACAACCGCCCGAGCCATCGAGCTCATGCTGACAGCGGAGGGGTTCAACGTCTACTCCACCGACCTTGGCGAAGAGGGCCTCGATCTCGGTAAGCTCTATGACTACGACATCATCCTGCTGGATCTGAACCTGCCTGACATGCATGGTTACGACGTGCTGAAGAAGCTGCGCGTGGCCAAGGTGCAGACGCCGGTGCTGATCCTTTCCGGCATCTCCGAGATGGACAGCAAAGTGCGCTCCTTCGGCTTCGGCGCGGACGACTACGTCACCAAGCCGTTCCACCGCGAAGAGCTGATCGCCCGCATCCACGCCGTGGTGCGCCGTTCGAAGGGTCACTCGCAGTCGGTGATCAAGACCGGCAAGCTGGTGGTGAACCTCGACGCCAAGACCGTGGAAGTCGACAGCGCCCGCGTCCACCTGACGGGCAAGGAATATGCCATGCTCGAGCTGCTCAGCTTGCGCAAGGGCACGACGCTCACCAAGGAAATGTTCCTGAACCACCTTTATGGCGGCATGGACGAGCCTGAGCTGAAGATCATCGACGTGTTCATCTGCAAGCTGCGCAAGAAGCTGGCGCATGCCTGCGGCGGCGCCAACTACATCGAGACCGTCTGGGGCCGGGGCTACGTGCTGCGCGATCCCGACGTCGAGGCCGAAGCCGCCTGA
- a CDS encoding DUF5935 domain-containing protein, producing MIDLCLTAFLCFYLALGCKRPFLWVLAYLYVDIVAPQIISWGILSHIPTSLIFFAAAFAGWLFFDDKTDSRFSIRQGMIFLLLLYCGYSTITADFPKEAAEKWSWVWKALVFAMFLPLTLRTRLRIEAVILVMVLAASAIIIDGAIKTLCGGGGYGALRFFVDNNTGLYEGSIISCVAIAIIPLILWMAKHGTVFPSDWRVWTFAVALIFACALIPVGTQARTGLICLGILAVLYLRTAKHRFLIVALMSGAVALAVPFLPASYTERMGTIENNQSDKSASTRLAVWKWTLGYVGSHPFGGGFEVYLGNTLRFETVVAQTSGNTTILTTQTQEDSSRAFHSSYFEMLGEQGVPGFLLWLTLQVSGLVQMEMIRRRWRKRTGPDEQWQAPLAVSLQLAQVIYMFGSLFVGIAFQPFILMLIGVQCGLWTYLRRVEPKLAGRVAQRRAMRVEAAAVPA from the coding sequence GTGATCGACCTGTGCCTCACGGCGTTCCTCTGCTTCTACCTGGCACTGGGCTGCAAGCGGCCGTTCCTGTGGGTGCTGGCCTATCTCTACGTCGACATCGTCGCGCCGCAGATCATCTCTTGGGGCATCCTCTCGCATATTCCGACGTCGCTGATCTTCTTCGCCGCCGCGTTCGCCGGTTGGCTGTTCTTCGACGACAAGACCGATTCGCGCTTCTCCATCCGACAGGGAATGATCTTCCTTCTGCTGCTCTACTGCGGGTATTCGACGATCACGGCCGACTTCCCCAAGGAGGCCGCGGAGAAGTGGTCGTGGGTGTGGAAGGCGCTGGTGTTCGCCATGTTCCTGCCGCTGACCTTGCGGACGCGGCTGCGGATCGAAGCGGTGATTCTGGTCATGGTTCTGGCGGCCAGCGCGATCATCATCGACGGCGCGATCAAGACGCTGTGTGGCGGTGGCGGCTACGGCGCGCTGCGCTTCTTCGTCGACAACAACACGGGGCTCTACGAAGGCTCGATCATCAGCTGCGTGGCGATCGCGATCATTCCGCTGATCCTGTGGATGGCCAAACACGGCACGGTGTTTCCATCAGACTGGCGCGTCTGGACCTTCGCCGTCGCCCTCATCTTCGCCTGCGCGCTGATCCCGGTGGGCACCCAGGCACGCACCGGCCTGATCTGCCTCGGCATCCTTGCCGTGCTGTACTTGCGCACGGCCAAGCACCGATTCCTGATCGTCGCGCTCATGTCGGGCGCGGTGGCGCTGGCGGTGCCGTTCCTGCCCGCGTCCTATACAGAGCGCATGGGCACGATCGAGAACAACCAGTCCGACAAGTCCGCCAGCACGCGCCTGGCGGTGTGGAAATGGACGCTCGGCTATGTCGGCAGCCATCCGTTCGGTGGCGGCTTCGAGGTTTACCTCGGCAACACGTTGCGCTTCGAAACCGTAGTGGCGCAGACGAGCGGTAACACCACCATCCTGACCACCCAGACGCAGGAAGACAGCAGCCGCGCCTTCCACTCCAGCTATTTCGAGATGCTGGGTGAGCAGGGCGTGCCGGGCTTCCTGCTATGGTTGACGCTGCAGGTGTCCGGCCTGGTGCAGATGGAGATGATCCGCCGCCGCTGGCGCAAGCGCACCGGCCCGGACGAGCAATGGCAAGCACCGCTCGCGGTCTCGCTGCAGCTGGCGCAAGTGATCTACATGTTCGGTTCGCTGTTCGTGGGAATTGCCTTTCAGCCGTTCATCCTGATGCTGATCGGGGTCCAATGCGGCCTGTGGACCTACTTGCGCCGCGTGGAGCCCAAGCTCGCCGGGCGAGTGGCGCAGCGGCGGGCGATGCGGGTTGAGGCTGCCGCAGTGCCGGCTTGA
- a CDS encoding TIGR04063 family PEP-CTERM/XrtA system glycosyltransferase — MIRVLHVLDHSLPMHSGYTFRTRAILKAQQRLGIEVRGITGLRHTMPSAAAEEADGLLFHRTAGQASGMSGLREWREVGLFADAIERVVEDWRPDVIHAHSPALCGQAALRVARRQDIPLVYEIRAFWEDAAVGNGVTKAGSLRYQLTRRLENFVVGHADAIVTICEGLRGDLMARGIAPERVTVVPNGVDLSLFGAPPEPDMALARELDLLDAQGNLRPVVGFIGSFYDYEGLDILIEAMKLLVRYHPEARLLLVGGGPCEEALRRQASESREAEAIRFVGRVPHDQVERYYALTDILAFPRKHSRLTDLVTPLKPLETMAQGKIVCASDVGGHRELIQDGVTGRLFAPDDAQACAGALASLLTHRGRWPVMRDAGRRHVEERHDWARNAARYQLVYQALLGLTAQPRLGAAA, encoded by the coding sequence ATGATCAGGGTCCTCCACGTCCTCGACCACTCGCTGCCGATGCACAGCGGTTATACTTTCCGCACGCGTGCGATCCTGAAGGCGCAGCAGCGGCTCGGCATCGAAGTGCGCGGCATCACCGGCCTGCGTCATACGATGCCGAGCGCGGCGGCTGAAGAAGCTGACGGACTGCTGTTCCACCGCACGGCGGGTCAGGCGAGCGGCATGTCGGGCCTGCGTGAATGGCGCGAGGTCGGCCTCTTCGCCGATGCCATCGAGCGCGTGGTGGAGGACTGGCGCCCCGACGTGATCCACGCCCACTCCCCCGCGCTGTGCGGCCAGGCCGCCCTGCGTGTCGCCCGCCGCCAGGACATCCCGCTGGTCTACGAGATCCGCGCCTTCTGGGAGGATGCGGCGGTCGGCAATGGCGTCACCAAGGCTGGATCGCTGCGCTACCAGCTGACGCGGCGCCTGGAAAACTTCGTCGTCGGCCATGCCGATGCGATCGTCACCATCTGCGAGGGCCTGCGCGGCGACCTGATGGCGCGGGGCATCGCCCCTGAGCGAGTCACCGTGGTGCCTAACGGCGTCGACCTCTCGCTGTTCGGGGCACCGCCCGAGCCGGACATGGCGCTGGCTCGCGAACTCGACCTGCTCGACGCCCAAGGCAACCTTCGCCCGGTCGTCGGCTTCATTGGCAGCTTCTACGACTACGAAGGGCTCGACATCCTGATAGAGGCGATGAAGCTGCTGGTGCGCTATCATCCCGAGGCACGGCTGCTGCTCGTCGGCGGGGGACCTTGCGAGGAAGCGCTGCGCCGCCAGGCGTCCGAGTCGCGCGAGGCCGAGGCCATCCGCTTCGTCGGCCGCGTGCCGCACGATCAGGTCGAACGCTATTATGCGCTGACCGACATTCTCGCCTTCCCGCGCAAGCACAGCCGCCTGACCGACCTCGTCACACCCTTGAAGCCGCTGGAAACGATGGCGCAGGGCAAGATCGTCTGCGCCTCCGACGTGGGCGGCCACCGGGAGCTGATCCAGGACGGCGTGACCGGCCGCCTGTTCGCGCCCGACGATGCCCAGGCCTGCGCCGGTGCGCTCGCCTCGCTGCTGACTCATCGCGGACGCTGGCCGGTTATGCGCGACGCTGGACGCCGGCACGTCGAAGAGCGCCACGACTGGGCACGCAATGCTGCGCGTTATCAACTTGTTTACCAAGCTCTCCTAGGCCTGACCGCTCAACCGAGGCTGGGGGCAGCCGCCTAG